The stretch of DNA ATATCTTCTACTCCAAGTCTTTCAAGTAATTTTTTAACCCTTTTATCCCTATCTTCCCTTTTTGATTTCTTATGAATAATTAAAGACTCTTTAATTTGATAACCTATTTTTAATCTTGGATTTAATCCACTTATACCTGTATCAGAAATAGCGGATATTTTATTCCCTCTAATTTGCCTTAGTTCTCTTTCATTCATATCCAAAATACTTTTTCCCTTAAAACAAATCTCACCCCTTGTAACTTTTCCTAAGGGCTTATCAATAGTTCCCATTAATGAATATATTAATCCTTGCCTAAAAATATTCTGTTCAGAAATCAAAACTACTACTTCATCTTCATATAGTTTAAATGAAACATCATTTAAAACGTATAATGTTTCATTATCCTTATAGTAATTAGTTTCTAATTTATTCACCTTTAACAAACTTTTTTTCACCGCTAATTCCCCCAAATATATCTACCTTCCCAAGCATAACTGATAGCTATTTCCATTAAAGTTTCAGTCTGTTTTGTTAATTTCCTAAAGTTTATATTATTAATATCATTTTGCTTTTCACCACAATAATTATTTAAATATTCATTTTTACCTATCCCTGAAAAAGTCAAACCAGAAACACGATTTTTAAAGAAAGTATCTGGAACTTCTAACATATCTCCAAAATATTCATATTCCAGGTTAAATCCATTGTCTCTTATTATATTTTTAGCATCCTTTACATACTTATAAAATATAGCATTACCACTAGAAACTGTAGAAGTATTTAAATATAATTTATCACTATCCCCTACTCCTAAATAATTGAAATACATATAAAAACTACTAATATCAACATATTTTTCTCCTATAGATTCATAGGCTCCCACACCATCATATTTACTTCCATCAGTAAATAGAAATATTATTGTTCTTTTAGGCATTTTCTCTAGACTTTCTTCTTTTAATACCCTTGCTAATTCTAAAGTTGCTCCTATACTAGTTCCACTTTCGTATAATCCTTTGTATTCACCATTTTCCATGCTATTTATATAATCATAATTAGTTACAATAACTAAAGGATATCGTTGTTTACTTCCCCTTATATAGCCAGCAATATTTTTGCCTTCTATAACTTTATCATGTTCCGTGTGAAAACTATATTCTTTAGCAAAAGAAAGATTCTCTTCCTCTCCTTTTTCCCCAAAAACAGGCTCTAAGTCCATGGCATCTAATTCTTTCTCTATATAATTTCTGGCTTCTTCTATTCCTTTTGTCCCCATGGCTCTTCCATTATATTCGTTCTTTGCCAATTCTTCTACATGATTTACTATATTATCACTATTTACCTTATGAATGGTTTCAATGGACTTGGGTCGTGGAAATACTATAAGTACAACTACAACAAAAATTATGAAGGATTTGATAATAATATTCTTCATATTATACCTAACATTTTTCCATTCGTTAATATAAGTTTTAGGAGATATATAATGACCTATACTTTTCATTCCTTTATAAAAGATAGTATAATCTTTTTCTACTTCATACAATATTCCTTCACCAATTAAATTAAATCCAATTCCACCTAAGGTAAATCCTAGTAGGGGAAATAGGGCCAACCAGTAATCTCCATCCACCATAGCTTCTCTTGCAATATTAAGCATACCAGTCCACTCGGGATAATAATTAGAAATATTACCTACACCACTATTAAATCCGATATTATTAAACTTATCTATACCTACGGTAATCCCTATAATTCCCAATATACAAAGGCTAGTAAGAATTTTCCCTGTCCCTGTAAAGAAATTTGCAAACACCTTAGGAAAAATCTTCTTAAATATATGCTTTCTAGATATATTTGTTTTTTCCTTCTCTTTCTTAGTATTTTCTTCTATTTCATTACTTAGAACCCTTGCTAATTCCCCCCATCCGATTATTGCCAAGACTATAGAAGTTAAAAATATACCTGCCTTCAGGCTTATTTCTTTAAAAACTTCCTGACTAAGCACCACGTATGCCATAATAATCCCTGGTATTATATTAAAAAAGGTAGTAAAAAACTTTATACTCTTTTTACTTACTTTACCCCCAAACCCACTGTAAAAGGCTATAGGCACTGCAATTAATAACCTAAATAATGATGCCAAAACCGCAATTCCAATAGTTACTTTTGTACCAGTGATTATTAAACTATGTACATTTCTCCCTATAGGGTCGGTGCCAAACTTGTCTAATTTATTTGGTGGAAGAGGATGTTTTATTGACATTTTTTCATCGCCTAAATTATAACTAACATTTTCATCTATAGATAAAGGATCTACCCTAATAATACTTTCTTCATAAATCATTACTAAAATCATTATTGATATAATTATTAAGCCTATAATTATTGGCCAATTTATTTTTTTCATCTAATCACCTCATATTCATTTCAATTGCAGTGATTTACTTTTTATTGGATCTATAGTATTTTTTATAACCTTAAATACAGTATTGTAAGTTATAGAGATTAGCCCTATTATAACTGCTATTCCAAATACAGTATTCATATCACTATTAACATAGCTTTCAATTAATTTATGGGTTAATCCAGGATAATAGAAAATATATTCAACAATCACTAAATTTGAAAATATTATAACTATGAAAGAGGAAAACTCCTCCATTACATCTATAATTATGTTCTTTATCAGGTGATTGCTTAAAATCCTAAAGTTTGAAGCCCCCTTCATCTTTGCAGATATTAAATACTGACTATCATAAGTATTTATTATGCTCTCCATGGTTATCCTAGCAATGTGTATAGTTGGAAATATAAGAAGGGATAGTATAGGAACAATATAATCTTTAAAGGACATGTATGTAGTTTTCCCAGGGGCAATAATCTTAAAATTAAAAGCTTTTAAAATTATTAAGTAAATTATAAATATTATAAGGGGTTCTGGTAAGGATTTAAAAATAGTTTTCCATAAAACTCTCCCTGTACTATCTCTAAGTTCGACTTTTTTACCTTCATATATACCTATAAAGAAACCTAATATAATAGAAATAATAGTAGTAAAAAAAGTTAATATTACAGTATTCCCAAAATAAGGCCTAATATCTTGCCATACAGAATTGCCTTTTGAATTCGTACCTAAAGAACCCTTCAATAAATCCTTATAGGTATTACATATAATTTTTCCTATCTCTCCCCAGGTAATATTATATTCTACCTTCCCCTCTTTAAAATCATGGCTAATAGCATAATGAGGTAATTTCATAAATACTATTAGAAAAGTTAATCCCACAAATATTAGTAATATGGAGATAATTATTTTAGATATATTTTTATTCAACTGCCCTCCCCCTTTAATTTTTAAAATTTTCTAAAATTACTGATAATGTTTTTAACTTTTAAATTACATAACCATTATAACATAATAATTAGCAATAGTTTTAACATATCTCATTTTTTCCCTTTACATTTTATAAATATTTATGGTATAGTATAATTACAATATAATATTCATTAGAGAATTTGAGAGCGTACCGAAACCTATGAAAAATTAGGTTTATCAGGTGTGCTCTTTTGCATATATTATAATATAACTAAATATTTGGTTGAGAATAAGAGAACCATATTTAAAGTCTCTAAGAGAGGCTCTAAATATGGTTTTTTGATTTCCAATCAGAAGGGGGAAAAAATATGTATGATGTAACAATTATAGGCGCTGGAATAACTGGCACCTTCATTGCAAGAGAGTTATCAAGATATAATTTAGACATTCTATTATTAGATAAGGAAAACGATGTCTCCAATGGTACCACAAAAGCTAATACAGCCCTTATTCATGCTGGATATGATAATAAACCTGGCACAAAAATGGCTTATTTCAATGTAAAAGGAAACCCTATGTTTGATAAAGTATGTGAGGAATTAGATGTACCTTTTGAAAGAATCGGTTCTTTAGTCCTAGGATTTAATGATGAGGATATGGAAACTATAGAGGAGCTATATGAAAGAGGAATAAAAAATGGCGTTCCCCATATGGAAATTCTAAACAAAGACCAAATTAAGGACATAGAACCAAATATTAATCCTCAAGTAATAGGTGGACTTTACGCAAAAACTGCCGGAATTATTGGTCCTTGGGAATTGGCTATAGCCTTGGCTGAAAATGCTGAAGAAAATGGTACAGAACTACTTTTAAACACTGAGGTTCTAGACATTAAAAAAGAGGATGCTTATTATAAGCTCATAACAAACCAAGGAGATTTCCATTCTAAATATGTTATAAACTGTGCTGGATTATACGCTAACAAGATAAATAATTTAGTCTCAAAGCATAAGATCACTATAACTCCAAAACGTGGTCAATATTATTTACTTGACAAGGATGCAAAAGATATTGTTAATAGTATTCTATTTCAATGCCCTACCAAATTAGGAAAGGGAGTAGTTGTAGCTCCTACTGTACATGAAAATGTAATAATAGGTCCAGATAATGAAGTTTTGGAGAATAAGGATAGTACAAATACTACTGGTGAAAGATTAGAGTATGTAAGACAAACTGCATCTAAAAGCTTAGAAGAAATACCTTTTAATAAATCTATAACTAACTTTGCAGGTATTAGGGCAGATGCTAAAGACTTTATAATAGGCCAAGCTGAAGATGCAAAAGGATTTATAAATGTAGCAGGAATAAAATCACCTGGCCTTTCTTCCGCACCTGCCATTGCAGAATATGTAGTTGAAATAATTAAAGATATTTCCGGGGGCTTAACAGAAAAAGAAAACTTTAATCCTAGAAGAAGAAAAGTTATCAGATTTGTAGAATTAGATGACGACGAAAAAGCAGCTCTTATTGAAAAAGACCCAAGATATGGTCGAATCATATGTCGTTGTGAAAATATTACGGAAGGTGAAATTGTTGATGCTATCCATAGAAAAGCAGGAGCTCGGACTGTAGATGGGGTTAAAAGGAGAGCAAGGCCTGGTTCTGGAAGATGTCAAGGAGGCTTTTGTATGCCTCGGGTTATGGAAATACTAGCTAGAGAATTAGATAATGATATATTGGATGTAGTAAAAGATGGGAAAGATTCGAAAATACTAACTGGCGTAACTAAAGGAGGGAAATAATATGGATTATGAATTAGTAGTTATTGGAGGGGGTCCAGCTGGGTTAGCTGCAGCCATTAGTGCTTATGAAAATGGTATAAAAAATATATTAGTTATTGAAAGAGATAGAGAATTAGGAGGTATTCTTAACCAATGTATCCATAATGGTTTTGGTCTTCATATATTTAAAGAAGAACTTACTGGTCCAGAATATGCAGAAAAATTTATTGATGAACTAAGAAAAGTTGGAATTGAATACAAGCTAGATACTATGGTTTTAAATATAGATGATGAAAAAATAGTTACTGCCATTAACCCTACTGATGGGTTTTTTAAACTAAGTTCTAAAGCTATAATACTTGCTATGGGATGTAGAGAAAGACCTAGAGGTGCCATTGCTATTCCCGGTTCTAGACCAAGTGGAGTATTTACTGCAGGAACAGCCCAACGATTTATAAATATGGAAGGGTACATGGTTGGGAAAAAAATAGTTATACTAGGCTCTGGAGACATTGGCTTAATAATGGCAAGAAGATTCATGCTTGAGGGAGCAGAAGTTGAAGCAGTAGTGGAAATTATGCCTTATCCTAATGGCCTCACAAGAAATATTGTACAATGTTTGGAAGATTTTGATATACCTTTATTATTAAATCATACAATTGTAGATATTCAAGGTAAGGACAGAGTAGAAGGTGTAAAAATAGCCAAAGTAGATGAAAATATGAGACCTATACATGGTACAGAAAAACATATAGACTGTGATACTTTAGTTTTATCAGTAGGATTAATCCCTGAAAATGAACTTTCTAAAAATGCAACAGTAGAAATTGATCCTATAACTAATGGCCCTGTAGTAGATGAATCTCTAGAAACTAGTATTGAAGGAGTCTTTGCCTGCGGTAATGTCCTTCATGTCCATGATTTGGTAGATAATGTTACAAAAGAAAGTAGAAAGGCTGGAAAATATGCTGCAAAATATATAAAAAATCAAAATGAAGAAAATAGTAATATTATAAAAACCACGCCTGGAAAAGGCATTAGATATATAGTGCCCCATAAAATAAAGGATAAAAACATCGGTAAAACCTTCCAATTATCCATGAGAGTTGATGATATTTATGAAAATGTCAATTTAGTTATAAAGGGAGATGGAAAGGTATTAAAACAATATAAAAAGAACAATTTAGTGCCTAGTGAAATGGAAGTAATCAATCTTCCATCTACTTTATTAAATAATAATATGTCAAATATCACTATGTCCATAGAAAAATAAACCTAGGAGGTGGAAAATATGAAAACAATTAAAAAAACATGTATCCGTTGTCCAATCGGATGTAGACTTACAATTACAAAGGATGATACTCTTCCCTCTGGCTATTTAGTTGAAGGTAATACATGTAATAGGGGAGAAGAATATGCAATAAAGGAAATGACTAATCCATCTAGAACAGTAACATCAACAGTGAAAATAAAAAATTCAACAATACCAAGATTACCTATCAAAACTAAAGGTGAAATACCAAAGGATAAAATCTTTGAATGTATGGATATTATAAATTCTATAGAAGTTTCTGCCCCTATTAAAAAAGGAGATATTATTCTTAAGAACGTTCTAGATACTAATATTGATATAATTGCTACAAGAAGTGCATAAAAAATTTTGACTTCCTAAAACACCTTTCCAGTTATGTTAATTACTACTGGAAGGTGTTTTAAATTCTTTTTAATAGTTTTATTAAAATATTTAGGGTATAAAACAACCCAAAGTGTATAAGTAATAATAAATACTGTCATCCAATAGCTAAAAGGAATATCTGTACTTTTTTCAAAGCAAAGGCACTAATAAAAAATAATAGAAACAAGATACCTTTGTATAAATACATTTTTCTTCATGACTTTTGAATTTTCTACATAATTCAAATTAAACTAATATAATCGTCTTTATTTAATTCATATTTTATTTCCATATTTCCTTTCAAATTTAGTAAGCATTAAAATTATCACCTTGATAAATACACTATATAATCATATATATTTTATGTTAATACAAATTTAATTTTAAAATGGTATAATATTATAAGGTGATAATTATGTGCTATGTATATATACTGAAATGTTCTGATGATACTTTATATACTGGATGGACCAATGATTTAGAAAAAAGAATTGAAACTCATTCAAAAGGAAAAGGTGCCAAGTATACAAGAGGAAGATTACCTGTAAAGCTTGTATATTATGAAAAATATGAGGATAAAATATCTGCCCAAAAACGAGAATATGAAATAAAAAAATTTACAAGGAAAGAAAAACTAGAATTAATTAATAAATAATTTATTTTTAATAATATTAGGATTAATCTCCAAGCTATAAAATGTTAAAATATATAAGATATAATAAATATAAAAATTGGTGATAAAAATGATTAATTTTGAAATGTTAGAGATATTATATATTTTTTCAATATTTGCAGTATTATTCTTTTGTTTTTCAAAAGTATTGCTTAACAACTTTAAAACATCAGTATCTATAGATTTTGCCTTTAATAAGATAACTGATAATTATAAAATTACAAATAATCTAACAGTTTATGACTATGAGACCCAAACTATCTCTTACATCAGTTTTAACTGCTATAATAATAGGACTGATGTTTTTAACAAAATCCCCAGCTGCATTAGGTATATACTTTATAACATCCAATATAATTATTAATATCGAACAATTTATACCTATATCTGATTAAAAAAGAGAGTAGTTTCATCTACTCTCTTTCATTTATAGGGTACTATAAATCTATTGTCTCTATATCTGGACTTAATTTATAGATTAAATCTTTTCTCTCTACTATTATATTAATCTTTCCTTTTAGTTCCTCATCTTTTCTTATCATATTTAGTAAGTTTCTATTAGGATTTATAGCTATCGGATTTTCAACCATTTTAAACATAGATAAATCTCCAACTGTATCACCATAGGAATAGCTTTTCTTTAAATCTACATTATGTTTTTGTACAAACTCATCAATAGTTTTTTGCTTATTTTCAGAATCCCACATTTTAATAACCTCACCAGTGAAGTTATTGTCCTCATCTACTATATATTTACTACCTCTATATTCTGTTACATTATATTTTTCAGCCATTTTTTCAACTAAAAAATCTGGTCCTCCTGATATAAAAAATACCTTGTGTCCATTTTTTTTATGCCAATAAATTCTTTCTCTAGTATATTTATATACTTTGTCTCCATTTATTCTTATTACTTGACTAGCAATAAAATCTATATGGTTTTTATTTATTCCTTTAAGCTCTCTAAGATAATACTCTGCTAATTCTTCTAAATAATCTTCAAAATTTCCATACCTTTTTTCCCATTCAGAATAACTGTGTTTCACATGATTATGCCAAATTATTGGATCTATCACTTCATATTTAATCATTTTCTTAAAATGTTGTATCATAAGAGAATTCCTATAAAGAGTTCCATCAATATCAAAAAAGGCACCTATATTTTCCATAAGACCACCCCATTATATTTCTTTCTTTTTTATATACATTTCTACACTATATTCCTTCTTCTCTAATCTAATACAATGTTTTTCATAATTCACTTCAAAGTTAGCTATAGCCGATTGAAAATCAATACTATTTAATATATGAATTGTACAAAATTCATTACCTTTTATTTTAGTAAATCTAATAACAATATTTCTAACCCTTGGAAATTGAATCCTTCTGTTTATATACTTTGGAAGACCTTCAATATGTAAATTTAAGGTTCTAAAATTCAAAGGTATAAGCAAGTCTATATCTAGTTCTTCCTCTTTTAGCAGCCTTATTTCAAAGTCACTAATTATTAACAAATTTCCACTTTTGTATCTCATATTATATATCACCCTTTGTTAAAACTTTGCAAAAAGACCTGAAGAGTTATCTCTCCAGGTCTTTTTGTAAAGTTTCTCTTTGTTTATATTAAACAATAGTTACGTTCGACGCTTGTGGTCCTTTTTCTCCATCTACGATTTCAAATGTTACATTTTGACCTTCTTCTAAAGTCTTGAACCCTTCTTTGTTAATTTGAGAAAAGTGAACAAATACATCATTTCCATCTTCTGCTGTAATAAATCCAAAACCTTTCTCACCGTTGAACCATTTAACTGTACCGTTAGCCATGTAAAAAACCTCCAAAATTTTATTCCTTTAATTCCTTTTAAACCACTATATGTATAAAAATCTTCGAAATTATAGTATTCTGCAAAACATAGATGATAAAAAGATAATTTCATTAATTTTTAAACAATTTATTTATCATGAATTAAAGCTAACTCATTATACCATTATATTAAGAAGTTTACAACCCTTTTGTCTATTTTTCATATTTTTTTATTACATTTTTAACTTCATCTAATATTTCATCCCTAAGCTTTATAGGTTCAATTACTTCTACAAAACTTCCCATACCCATAACCCAAGCCTTCACTTCTTCATATCCTTTAAGTTTTGCCTCAAAGTATATAGTTTCATCATCGATTTCCTTAATAATCTGATTCATTGAATACTGCCGTTCTTTAACTATTTGACTCATTGGATAATGTATTTTTAATTTAAAATTAGTAGGTTCATCATCTATTATTCCAAAAGATTTGTTAATAATTTTTTTCAAATTATATTTTACATTAGTTTTAAATTTATCATTTAAAATCTTAAAATTATTAACTCTTGAAAATTTAAAAAATCTAACTTCCCTCCTCACTTCACAATAGCCATAAAAATATAAACCCCCCTCATAGTCAAATACACCATAAGGATGAATTACTCTCGTTCTTAGGCGTACATTATCTTCTCCTCTTCTTATAGAACTATAATTCATTTCTATTTTATTTTTTCCCCTTATGGCTTTATTTACATCTACCCATATTCTCTTTTCTTTTTCTTTCATTTCCATAGGCTTTAAATTATCTTTCCTATAATAAAAAATATTATCGAAATCTCTCTTCGCATTAAGTATTTTACTAGCCAAGGTTTGAAACTCTACAGAGTATGTAT from Tissierellales bacterium encodes:
- a CDS encoding HAD-IB family hydrolase, with translation MENIGAFFDIDGTLYRNSLMIQHFKKMIKYEVIDPIIWHNHVKHSYSEWEKRYGNFEDYLEELAEYYLRELKGINKNHIDFIASQVIRINGDKVYKYTRERIYWHKKNGHKVFFISGGPDFLVEKMAEKYNVTEYRGSKYIVDEDNNFTGEVIKMWDSENKQKTIDEFVQKHNVDLKKSYSYGDTVGDLSMFKMVENPIAINPNRNLLNMIRKDEELKGKINIIVERKDLIYKLSPDIETIDL
- a CDS encoding M28 family peptidase is translated as MKKINWPIIIGLIIISIMILVMIYEESIIRVDPLSIDENVSYNLGDEKMSIKHPLPPNKLDKFGTDPIGRNVHSLIITGTKVTIGIAVLASLFRLLIAVPIAFYSGFGGKVSKKSIKFFTTFFNIIPGIIMAYVVLSQEVFKEISLKAGIFLTSIVLAIIGWGELARVLSNEIEENTKKEKEKTNISRKHIFKKIFPKVFANFFTGTGKILTSLCILGIIGITVGIDKFNNIGFNSGVGNISNYYPEWTGMLNIAREAMVDGDYWLALFPLLGFTLGGIGFNLIGEGILYEVEKDYTIFYKGMKSIGHYISPKTYINEWKNVRYNMKNIIIKSFIIFVVVVLIVFPRPKSIETIHKVNSDNIVNHVEELAKNEYNGRAMGTKGIEEARNYIEKELDAMDLEPVFGEKGEEENLSFAKEYSFHTEHDKVIEGKNIAGYIRGSKQRYPLVIVTNYDYINSMENGEYKGLYESGTSIGATLELARVLKEESLEKMPKRTIIFLFTDGSKYDGVGAYESIGEKYVDISSFYMYFNYLGVGDSDKLYLNTSTVSSGNAIFYKYVKDAKNIIRDNGFNLEYEYFGDMLEVPDTFFKNRVSGLTFSGIGKNEYLNNYCGEKQNDINNINFRKLTKQTETLMEIAISYAWEGRYIWGN
- a CDS encoding FAD-dependent oxidoreductase, which translates into the protein MDYELVVIGGGPAGLAAAISAYENGIKNILVIERDRELGGILNQCIHNGFGLHIFKEELTGPEYAEKFIDELRKVGIEYKLDTMVLNIDDEKIVTAINPTDGFFKLSSKAIILAMGCRERPRGAIAIPGSRPSGVFTAGTAQRFINMEGYMVGKKIVILGSGDIGLIMARRFMLEGAEVEAVVEIMPYPNGLTRNIVQCLEDFDIPLLLNHTIVDIQGKDRVEGVKIAKVDENMRPIHGTEKHIDCDTLVLSVGLIPENELSKNATVEIDPITNGPVVDESLETSIEGVFACGNVLHVHDLVDNVTKESRKAGKYAAKYIKNQNEENSNIIKTTPGKGIRYIVPHKIKDKNIGKTFQLSMRVDDIYENVNLVIKGDGKVLKQYKKNNLVPSEMEVINLPSTLLNNNMSNITMSIEK
- a CDS encoding cold-shock protein, with product MANGTVKWFNGEKGFGFITAEDGNDVFVHFSQINKEGFKTLEEGQNVTFEIVDGEKGPQASNVTIV
- a CDS encoding DUF1667 domain-containing protein; its protein translation is MKTIKKTCIRCPIGCRLTITKDDTLPSGYLVEGNTCNRGEEYAIKEMTNPSRTVTSTVKIKNSTIPRLPIKTKGEIPKDKIFECMDIINSIEVSAPIKKGDIILKNVLDTNIDIIATRSA
- a CDS encoding ABC transporter permease, encoding MNKNISKIIISILLIFVGLTFLIVFMKLPHYAISHDFKEGKVEYNITWGEIGKIICNTYKDLLKGSLGTNSKGNSVWQDIRPYFGNTVILTFFTTIISIILGFFIGIYEGKKVELRDSTGRVLWKTIFKSLPEPLIIFIIYLIILKAFNFKIIAPGKTTYMSFKDYIVPILSLLIFPTIHIARITMESIINTYDSQYLISAKMKGASNFRILSNHLIKNIIIDVMEEFSSFIVIIFSNLVIVEYIFYYPGLTHKLIESYVNSDMNTVFGIAVIIGLISITYNTVFKVIKNTIDPIKSKSLQLK
- a CDS encoding NAD(P)/FAD-dependent oxidoreductase, which produces MYDVTIIGAGITGTFIARELSRYNLDILLLDKENDVSNGTTKANTALIHAGYDNKPGTKMAYFNVKGNPMFDKVCEELDVPFERIGSLVLGFNDEDMETIEELYERGIKNGVPHMEILNKDQIKDIEPNINPQVIGGLYAKTAGIIGPWELAIALAENAEENGTELLLNTEVLDIKKEDAYYKLITNQGDFHSKYVINCAGLYANKINNLVSKHKITITPKRGQYYLLDKDAKDIVNSILFQCPTKLGKGVVVAPTVHENVIIGPDNEVLENKDSTNTTGERLEYVRQTASKSLEEIPFNKSITNFAGIRADAKDFIIGQAEDAKGFINVAGIKSPGLSSAPAIAEYVVEIIKDISGGLTEKENFNPRRRKVIRFVELDDDEKAALIEKDPRYGRIICRCENITEGEIVDAIHRKAGARTVDGVKRRARPGSGRCQGGFCMPRVMEILARELDNDILDVVKDGKDSKILTGVTKGGK
- a CDS encoding GIY-YIG nuclease family protein, which codes for MCYVYILKCSDDTLYTGWTNDLEKRIETHSKGKGAKYTRGRLPVKLVYYEKYEDKISAQKREYEIKKFTRKEKLELINK
- a CDS encoding WYL domain-containing protein, which codes for MSRLSNALTMYMLLQTGGIMKAAEIAEILEVTTRMVNEYKKDLEIAGIYIGSKAGRYGGYYLENTLDLKGLGITNEELEALKMATEVIKSGNYTYSVEFQTLASKILNAKRDFDNIFYYRKDNLKPMEMKEKEKRIWVDVNKAIRGKNKIEMNYSSIRRGEDNVRLRTRVIHPYGVFDYEGGLYFYGYCEVRREVRFFKFSRVNNFKILNDKFKTNVKYNLKKIINKSFGIIDDEPTNFKLKIHYPMSQIVKERQYSMNQIIKEIDDETIYFEAKLKGYEEVKAWVMGMGSFVEVIEPIKLRDEILDEVKNVIKKYEK